Part of the Candidatus Margulisiibacteriota bacterium genome is shown below.
AACTCACTGTAAACATAATCAGCAGCCAAACCAAAGCCGTGATAGGCTTGCAGATTTGATTCCACCGCGTCACCGACATCATTGCCTTTGTTGTCAAACGCCTGATAATCGATCTTGCCACCCCAGTTGTAAACATAAGTGCCAGCGACTTCCAGAGCGTCGGTTACCTTGTAAACATAGCCCAGCGCGGTTTCCGCCGGAATGAAATCATTATAACCAGAGCCGCCATTGGTCTTAGTCTTGGTCTTACTACCACCACTAGTTCGGGTTAAGGTTATATCGCCACCAACAAACTTACGCTCCGTGCCGAGGGTCTGACCCACCACTAGAGTTTGGTTGGCGTCGATAGCCTTAGCCACGCCAAGACCCAGCGTCAGATAAGTGTCATATTTGGCAGACGATTCAGTAACTACTTTAACACCGCTAAGGTTGTCTTTTACGGTCTCTTTAGAATTGCTGGCCGGAGAGTTAATGCCCAGATTGACGCCGCCGATGAGCCCGCCGATAGTCGGGAGATCGAAATCTCTGGCCACGGACAGATTGAGAGCGTAACCGGTAGCGCTGTATGCCTTGGTGTCTGTCTGCTGTAACGTGGATTTATTGTGGTCGGTCCACTCTTTGAGTATTGTACTTGGTTCGTCGAGCGCGCCTACGCCAGTGTTCAGACCAACTGTATACCAGTAATCCGAAATAGAGTCAGTGTAGGAAAACCACAGGCCTTCCAGACCGGAGTCAGTATACGTGAATTTCTCACTATCACTCGCTTTCCATCCCGAAACGTCGGCGGTTTTGCCCAGCAGAGAAAACCCCGCGTCGATCCTCTTTTCATTTTTCCACACAGCCGGAATCGCCGGATTGTCCTGCAGTCCCAGACCGCCTACGCCGTCCAGCACCGTGGCCAGACCGAATGCCGCTAAAATTGTTGCCGCAATTATAACTTTCTTCATTGAAATACCTCCCGTAATTTTTTTTGAAAATACTGTTTGCCTAACCGTGAATTATCCTAGAATTTTGTGCGCGCATCACCACCTTTTAAATTACAAAATCAACTCTGACTTACCCGCAACTCATTTACGGGACTAAAATTAGCATTTTCCACCGGTCAAGTCAACACATATTTTTAACCGAAAATACCCGAAATATTAACCAAAGGTATTCTCGACGCGACCGGCTTTTCGTTTAACGCTACCACACTGGCGGCAAGTTTATGTCTGGCGGAAATGGGGCTGGTAGCATAAAATCAGGCAACAAACCAGAAAGGAATAGGATGCCTGAAAATAAAAACAAGGCTTTTATCAAAACAAAAATTGGCAAAGTTGATAATTGGTCAATAGCACAAGCCAAAAAAGTTGGTATTGATATTGAGGGATATGACCATGAAGTAACATCTGATTTTTATGAACATATAGAAAAACATAAAAATGTTCAGGAAGAAAACAATCGTGGAAACATAGCCATCACAGATGAAGATATAAGAAAAATACCAGAAATTATTGAACAGGTTGATTATGGAGTATTTGGTTTTAGGAGGGATAACGAATATAGAATCATTTATGCAAAGCATTTTAAGGACGGCACCTCTCTTTATTTTGAGGAAATATTATCTGGCAAGAAAAACAAAACTTTACGAGGTAAAACATTATATAAACGGCGTGGGAGAATAGACAAAAGCAATATACTAATCTGCGTGGCAGAAATAAAAATCAGGAAAGCCTCTATTCGTACAGTTGAGCATGCGTGCCAACTGCCGCCACAAAGAGCAAAGAATTATTTTCCAGAATTTTGTAATGTATCCTTAAATCTCCACCCGCGCTAATTGAGAAAAATCCTTCCCACTCGCCGCGCAAGGCATGGTTGCGGAGCTTCCTATTATTAGGCGTTGTGAGAAATAATTTTAACGCTTCATCAACACGTTTTTGTTCTTTAAGG
Proteins encoded:
- a CDS encoding type II toxin-antitoxin system mRNA interferase toxin, RelE/StbE family, whose product is MKFKTHKIFDKQYAKLRLKEQKRVDEALKLFLTTPNNRKLRNHALRGEWEGFFSISAGGDLRIHYKILENNSLLFVAAVGTHAQLYE